A region of Streptomyces sp. NBC_01267 DNA encodes the following proteins:
- a CDS encoding COX15/CtaA family protein has translation MPKLTRAEAAGAVRNPLAFIAERWTPAPRTVQRAAMSALVMAVVIVVTGGAVRLTGSGLGCPTWPKCTDQSLTATSEMGLHGAIEFSNRMLTYVLCAAVGWAIIAARSAKPWRRPVTRLGWAQFWVVMGNAVLGGVVVLVGLNPYTVAAHFLLSTGLITVAVLTWQRTREGDGAPRPLVGKAVAQLTWLLTVAAGLLIAVGTVVSGAGRHAGDSSEVERIPVDWSMIAQLHADLAWVVVALTVALWFVLKAVDAPVGPLHRARDLFLVLMAQGVIGYVQYFTHTPEILVGIHMFGATLVWIGVMRVLLSLRERPHTTGTGIPAQPEDAALAGV, from the coding sequence GTGCCGAAATTGACTCGCGCCGAAGCCGCTGGCGCCGTGCGCAACCCGCTCGCCTTCATCGCCGAACGCTGGACTCCGGCGCCCCGGACCGTCCAGCGGGCCGCCATGTCGGCCCTGGTGATGGCGGTGGTGATCGTCGTGACCGGCGGCGCCGTGCGGCTCACCGGGTCCGGGCTCGGCTGCCCGACCTGGCCCAAGTGCACCGACCAGAGCCTCACCGCGACCAGCGAGATGGGCCTCCACGGCGCCATCGAGTTCTCCAACCGGATGCTGACGTACGTACTGTGCGCGGCGGTCGGCTGGGCGATCATCGCGGCCCGCTCGGCGAAGCCGTGGCGGCGTCCGGTGACGCGGCTCGGCTGGGCCCAGTTCTGGGTGGTCATGGGCAATGCGGTGCTCGGCGGCGTCGTGGTGCTGGTCGGCCTCAACCCGTACACGGTGGCCGCCCACTTCCTGCTCTCCACCGGGCTGATCACGGTCGCCGTACTGACCTGGCAGCGCACCCGCGAGGGTGACGGCGCCCCGCGCCCCCTCGTGGGCAAGGCGGTCGCCCAGCTGACCTGGCTGCTCACCGTCGCGGCGGGTCTGCTGATCGCGGTCGGTACGGTCGTCTCCGGTGCGGGCCGGCACGCGGGCGACTCCAGCGAGGTGGAGCGCATCCCCGTCGACTGGTCGATGATCGCCCAGCTGCACGCGGATCTGGCCTGGGTCGTGGTGGCGCTCACCGTGGCGCTCTGGTTCGTACTGAAGGCGGTGGACGCACCGGTCGGGCCGCTCCACCGGGCCCGTGACCTCTTCCTGGTGCTGATGGCGCAGGGCGTGATCGGTTATGTCCAGTACTTCACCCACACCCCCGAGATCCTGGTCGGGATCCACATGTTCGGCGCCACACTGGTGTGGATCGGCGTGATGCGCGTCCTGCTGTCGCTGCGCGAGCGCCCGCACACCACCGGGACCGGGATCCCCGCCCAGCCCGAGGACGCGGCACTCGCCGGCGTCTAA
- a CDS encoding amidohydrolase family protein: MIETPSLVDQYCHGVLRTELGLGTFEAYLGRTPGPPAPGTTFFDTQTGFAVRRWCPPLLDLEPHCPPARYLARRRELGVLEVGRRLLRGSGITTFLVDTGLPGDLMRPQEMAAAGAAEAHETVRLELLAEQVADTSGTVESFLANLAEAVHGAAGSAVAFTAVAPLEQGIAPAADPPGPGEVRGAAGRWLAGRQVGGRLTDPVLRRHLLWNAVATGRPLQLHIGVSDPLLLGDFIAAATGLGTDLVLLHGYPYHRQVAHLASVHPHVYADLGPALAHTGVRAAAVLAEILELAPFGKLLFSTGARGLPELYVVGARLFHDALEQALGGWVADGAWSRTDALRVAGMIAAGNARRVYGLEGRDPAPSTG, from the coding sequence ATGATCGAGACACCTTCCCTGGTGGACCAGTACTGCCACGGAGTGCTCCGGACGGAACTCGGCCTCGGCACCTTCGAGGCGTACCTCGGCAGGACTCCGGGGCCGCCCGCCCCCGGCACCACCTTCTTCGACACCCAGACCGGCTTCGCCGTACGGCGCTGGTGTCCGCCGCTGCTCGACCTCGAACCGCACTGCCCGCCCGCCCGCTACCTGGCCCGCCGCCGGGAACTCGGCGTGCTGGAGGTGGGGAGACGGCTGCTGCGCGGCAGCGGGATCACCACCTTTCTGGTGGACACCGGGCTGCCGGGTGACCTCATGAGGCCGCAGGAGATGGCGGCGGCGGGCGCGGCCGAGGCCCACGAGACCGTCCGTCTGGAACTGCTCGCCGAGCAGGTCGCCGACACCTCTGGCACCGTCGAGTCCTTCCTCGCCAATCTGGCCGAGGCCGTGCACGGAGCGGCCGGTTCCGCGGTCGCCTTCACCGCGGTCGCTCCGCTGGAGCAGGGAATCGCACCGGCAGCCGACCCGCCAGGACCCGGTGAGGTCCGCGGTGCCGCCGGGCGCTGGCTGGCGGGCCGCCAGGTCGGGGGCAGGCTCACCGATCCGGTGCTCCGGCGCCACCTCCTGTGGAACGCGGTCGCCACCGGGCGCCCGCTCCAGCTGCACATCGGCGTGAGCGACCCGCTGCTGCTCGGTGACTTCATCGCTGCGGCGACAGGCCTCGGCACGGATCTGGTGCTGCTGCACGGCTATCCGTACCACCGGCAGGTCGCCCATCTGGCGAGCGTCCACCCGCATGTGTACGCCGACCTCGGCCCGGCCCTCGCCCACACGGGGGTGCGGGCCGCCGCCGTGCTCGCGGAGATCCTTGAGCTCGCGCCCTTCGGGAAGCTGCTGTTCTCCACCGGCGCCCGGGGGCTGCCCGAGCTGTACGTGGTGGGCGCGCGGCTGTTCCACGACGCCCTGGAGCAGGCGCTGGGCGGCTGGGTGGCCGACGGGGCCTGGTCGCGTACGGACGCGTTACGTGTGGCCGGGATGATCGCGGCGGGCAACGCCCGCCGCGTCTACGGCCTGGAGGGGCGGGACCCCGCCCCATCGACCGGTTAG
- a CDS encoding heme o synthase yields MTAVESRPAGVVLTPSPGARRPFGARVKAFVALTKPRIIELLLITTVPVMFLAKQGVPNLWLVLVTCVGGYLSAGGANAFNMYIDRDIDAVMDRTSQRPLITGMVSPRECLVFAFTLAVFSTLWFGLLVNWLSAALSLGALLFYVVIYTMILKRRTSQNIVWGGIAGCMPVLIGWSSVTDSMSWAPVILFLVMFFWTPPHYWPLSMKVKDDYARAGVPMLPVIATNQVVARQIVIYSWVMVAVSLLLTPLGYTGWLYTVVAVLAGGFWLREAHALRSRANNGVTGVKLKEMRLFHWSITYVSLLFVAVAVDPFLR; encoded by the coding sequence GTGACGGCCGTCGAGTCCCGACCCGCAGGGGTCGTCCTGACTCCCAGCCCGGGGGCCCGTCGGCCATTCGGGGCCCGTGTCAAGGCTTTTGTGGCGCTGACCAAGCCGCGGATCATCGAACTGCTGCTGATCACCACCGTTCCGGTGATGTTCCTGGCGAAGCAGGGCGTCCCCAATCTGTGGCTCGTTCTGGTGACCTGCGTGGGCGGATATCTGTCCGCCGGCGGCGCCAACGCGTTCAACATGTACATCGACCGCGACATCGACGCCGTGATGGACCGCACGTCGCAGCGCCCGCTGATCACCGGAATGGTGTCCCCGCGCGAGTGCCTGGTCTTCGCCTTCACGCTCGCCGTGTTCTCCACGCTGTGGTTCGGCCTGCTCGTCAACTGGCTGTCGGCGGCGCTCTCGCTGGGCGCACTCCTCTTCTACGTCGTCATCTACACGATGATCCTCAAGCGCCGTACCTCGCAGAACATCGTCTGGGGCGGCATCGCGGGCTGCATGCCGGTGCTCATCGGCTGGTCGTCCGTCACCGACTCGATGTCGTGGGCCCCGGTCATCCTCTTCCTCGTCATGTTCTTCTGGACGCCGCCGCACTACTGGCCGCTGTCCATGAAGGTCAAGGACGACTACGCGCGCGCCGGTGTCCCGATGCTGCCCGTCATCGCGACCAACCAGGTCGTGGCCCGGCAGATCGTGATCTACAGCTGGGTGATGGTCGCCGTCTCGCTGCTGCTGACCCCGCTCGGTTACACCGGCTGGCTCTACACCGTGGTGGCCGTGCTCGCGGGCGGCTTCTGGCTCCGGGAGGCGCACGCGCTGCGGTCGCGGGCCAACAACGGCGTCACGGGCGTCAAGCTCAAGGAGATGCGGCTGTTCCACTGGTCCATCACCTATGTGTCGCTGCTCTTCGTGGCCGTCGCGGTGGACCCCTTCCTGCGCTAG
- the tkt gene encoding transketolase produces MSTKPTTTDFEWTETDQRAVDTARVLAADAVQKVGNGHPGTAMSLAPAAYTLFQKVMRHDPADPEWAGRDRFVLSAGHSSLTLYTQLYLAGFGLELDDLKAFRTWGSKTPGHPEYGHTAGVETTTGPLGQGVANAVGMAMAARYERGLFDPEAAPGTSPFDHFVYAIAGDGCLQEGISAEASSLAGHQKLGNLVLLWDDNHISIEGDTETAVSEDTCARYEAYGWHVQRVAPQANGDLDPAALYAAIEAAKAETGRPSFIAMRSIIAWPAPHAQNTEAAHGSALGDEEVAATKKVLGFDPEKSFEVSDEVVAHTRAALDRGREAKGEWEKTLAAWRTANPERAAEFDRISAGELPAGWTDHLPAFEAGQPVATRAASGKVLQALGGIVPELWGGSADLAGSNNTTIDKTSSFLPAGNPLPGADPYGRTVHFGIREHSMAAAMNGIALHGHTRIYGGTFLVFSDYMRNAVRLSALMHLPVTYVWTHDSIGLGEDGPTHQPVEHLASLRAIPGLNVVRPADANETVIAWREILQRHTKEFGKGAPHGLALTRQGVPTYEANEDAAKGGYVLLDAEGGDARVVLIGTGSEVHLAVQAREQLQAAGIPTRVVSMPSVEWFEEQDQAYRDSVLPPAVKARVAVEAGIGLTWHRFVGDAGRIVSLEHFGASADAKVLFREFGFTAEAVAAAARESLEAAAR; encoded by the coding sequence GTGAGCACCAAGCCGACCACCACTGATTTCGAGTGGACCGAAACGGACCAGCGGGCCGTCGACACCGCCCGCGTTCTGGCCGCGGACGCCGTACAGAAGGTCGGCAACGGCCATCCCGGTACGGCCATGAGCCTGGCCCCGGCCGCGTACACCCTCTTCCAGAAGGTGATGCGCCACGACCCCGCCGACCCCGAGTGGGCCGGCCGTGACCGGTTCGTCCTCTCCGCGGGCCACTCGTCGCTGACCCTGTACACCCAGCTCTACCTGGCCGGGTTCGGCCTGGAGCTGGACGACCTCAAGGCGTTCCGCACCTGGGGCTCGAAGACCCCGGGGCACCCGGAGTACGGGCACACCGCCGGTGTCGAGACCACCACCGGCCCGCTGGGCCAGGGTGTCGCCAACGCGGTGGGCATGGCCATGGCCGCCCGCTACGAGCGCGGTCTCTTCGACCCGGAGGCGGCCCCCGGCACCTCCCCGTTCGACCACTTCGTCTACGCGATCGCCGGCGACGGCTGCCTCCAGGAGGGCATCTCCGCGGAGGCGTCCTCGCTCGCGGGCCACCAGAAGCTCGGCAACCTCGTCCTGCTGTGGGACGACAACCACATCTCCATCGAGGGTGACACCGAGACCGCGGTCTCGGAGGACACCTGCGCGCGGTACGAGGCGTACGGCTGGCACGTCCAGCGCGTCGCGCCCCAGGCGAACGGCGACCTCGACCCGGCGGCCCTGTACGCGGCGATCGAGGCGGCCAAGGCCGAGACCGGGCGCCCTTCGTTCATCGCGATGCGCTCGATCATCGCCTGGCCCGCCCCGCACGCCCAGAACACCGAGGCCGCGCACGGCTCGGCGCTCGGCGACGAAGAGGTCGCCGCGACCAAGAAGGTCCTCGGGTTCGACCCGGAGAAGTCCTTCGAGGTGTCCGACGAGGTCGTGGCGCACACCCGCGCGGCGCTCGACCGCGGCCGTGAGGCCAAGGGCGAGTGGGAGAAGACCCTCGCCGCCTGGCGCACCGCCAACCCGGAGCGTGCCGCGGAGTTCGACCGGATCAGCGCGGGCGAGCTGCCCGCGGGCTGGACGGACCACCTCCCCGCGTTCGAGGCCGGTCAGCCGGTCGCCACGCGCGCCGCTTCCGGCAAGGTGCTCCAGGCACTGGGCGGGATCGTTCCCGAGCTGTGGGGCGGCTCCGCCGACCTCGCGGGCTCGAACAACACCACCATCGACAAGACGTCGTCGTTCCTGCCGGCGGGCAACCCGCTGCCGGGCGCCGACCCGTACGGCCGCACGGTCCACTTCGGCATCCGCGAGCACTCCATGGCCGCGGCCATGAACGGCATCGCGCTGCACGGCCACACCCGTATCTACGGCGGCACCTTCCTGGTGTTCTCCGACTACATGCGTAACGCGGTCCGGCTCTCCGCTCTGATGCACCTGCCGGTCACCTACGTATGGACGCACGACTCGATCGGTCTCGGCGAGGACGGCCCGACGCACCAGCCGGTGGAGCACCTGGCCTCGCTGCGTGCCATCCCCGGTCTGAACGTCGTCCGCCCCGCGGACGCCAACGAGACCGTGATCGCCTGGCGCGAGATCCTCCAGCGCCACACCAAGGAGTTCGGCAAGGGCGCCCCGCACGGCCTGGCGCTGACCCGTCAGGGTGTGCCGACGTACGAGGCGAACGAGGACGCGGCCAAGGGCGGTTACGTCCTCCTCGACGCCGAGGGCGGCGACGCCCGGGTCGTGCTGATCGGCACCGGCTCCGAGGTCCACCTGGCCGTGCAGGCGCGCGAGCAGCTCCAGGCCGCGGGGATCCCGACCCGGGTGGTCTCGATGCCCTCGGTCGAGTGGTTCGAGGAGCAGGACCAGGCCTACCGCGACTCGGTGCTGCCGCCGGCCGTCAAGGCGCGGGTGGCGGTCGAGGCCGGTATCGGTCTGACCTGGCACCGCTTCGTGGGTGACGCGGGACGGATCGTGTCGCTGGAGCACTTCGGTGCGTCCGCCGACGCCAAGGTCCTGTTCCGCGAGTTCGGCTTCACCGCCGAGGCCGTGGCCGCCGCTGCCCGGGAATCTCTCGAAGCCGCCGCACGCTGA
- the tal gene encoding transaldolase: MTDALKRLSDAGVAIWLDDLSRKRITSGNLAELIDQQHVVGVTTNPSIFQKAISQGDGYDQQLTDLAARKVTVEEAIRMITTADVRDAADILRPVFDATQGQDGRVSIEVDPRLAHHTTATIAEAKQLAWLVDRPNTLIKIPATKAGLPAITETIGRGISVNVTLIFSLERYRAVMDAYLAGLEKAKAAGLDLSKIHSVASFFVSRVDTEIDKRLDALGTDEAKALKGKAAVANARLAYEAYEEVFSSDRWTALDKAQANKQRPLWASTGVKDPSYRDTMYVVDLVAPNTVNTMPEATLDATADHGEVTGNTVSGTYEQARADLGAVEKLGISYDDVVQVLEDEGVEKFEASWIDLLKSTEAELARLAPSEG, encoded by the coding sequence ATGACAGACGCACTCAAGCGCCTCTCCGACGCAGGCGTCGCGATCTGGCTCGACGACCTTTCGCGCAAGCGCATCACGTCCGGCAACCTCGCCGAGCTGATCGACCAGCAGCACGTGGTGGGTGTCACCACCAACCCGTCGATCTTCCAGAAGGCGATCTCCCAGGGCGACGGTTACGACCAGCAGCTCACGGACCTCGCGGCCCGCAAGGTCACCGTCGAGGAAGCCATCCGCATGATCACGACGGCGGACGTCCGGGACGCGGCCGACATCCTGCGCCCGGTCTTCGACGCCACGCAGGGCCAGGACGGCCGGGTCTCCATCGAGGTCGACCCGCGTCTCGCGCACCACACCACGGCCACCATCGCCGAGGCCAAGCAGCTCGCCTGGCTGGTGGACCGCCCGAACACGCTCATCAAGATCCCGGCGACGAAGGCGGGCCTGCCCGCCATCACCGAGACCATCGGCCGGGGCATCAGCGTCAACGTCACGCTGATCTTCTCGCTGGAGCGCTACCGCGCGGTCATGGACGCCTACCTGGCGGGTCTGGAGAAGGCCAAGGCCGCGGGCCTGGACCTCTCGAAGATCCACTCGGTCGCCTCCTTCTTCGTGTCCCGGGTGGACACCGAGATCGACAAGCGGCTGGACGCCCTGGGCACCGACGAGGCCAAGGCACTCAAGGGCAAGGCCGCCGTCGCCAACGCGCGTCTCGCGTACGAGGCGTACGAGGAGGTCTTCTCCTCCGACCGCTGGACCGCGCTCGACAAGGCGCAGGCCAACAAGCAGCGTCCGCTGTGGGCCTCGACCGGTGTCAAGGACCCGTCGTACCGGGACACGATGTACGTCGTGGACCTGGTCGCGCCCAACACGGTGAACACCATGCCGGAGGCGACGCTCGACGCGACCGCCGACCACGGCGAGGTCACCGGCAACACCGTCTCCGGCACCTACGAGCAGGCTCGCGCCGACCTCGGTGCGGTGGAGAAGCTCGGGATCTCGTACGACGATGTCGTACAGGTCCTGGAGGACGAGGGCGTCGAGAAGTTCGAGGCCTCCTGGATCGACCTGCTCAAGTCCACTGAGGCAGAGCTCGCACGCCTCGCCCCTTCGGAGGGCTGA
- the zwf gene encoding glucose-6-phosphate dehydrogenase, with the protein MSSSNPLRDAADRRLPRIAGPSGLVIFGVTGDLSRKKLMPAVYDLANRGLLPPGFSLIGFARRDWEDEDFAQVVHDSVKEHARTPFREEVWQQLIQGMRFVQGDFDDDTAFATLKSTIEELDKQQGTGGNFAFYLSVPPKFFPKVVQQLKKHGLADQRDGSWRRAVIEKPFGHDLKSAQELNKVVHEVFPPHEVFRIDHYLGKETVQNILALRFANTLFEPIWNRSYVDHVQITMAEDIGIGGRAGYYDGIGAARDVIQNHLLQLLALTAMEEPASFDAQALVAEKTKVLGAVRLPKDLGKETVRGQYAAGWQGGEQAVGYLQEDGIDPRSTTDTYAAVRLEIDNRRWAGVPFYLRTGKRLGRRVTEIAVVFQRAPHSPFDHTATEELGQNAIVIRVQPDEGITMRFGSKVPGTSMEIRDVSMDFAYGESFTESSPEAYERLILDVLLGDSNLFPRLEEVELSWRILDPIEEYWDTHGKPAQYESGTWGPAEADEMLAREGRSWRRP; encoded by the coding sequence TTGTCAAGCAGCAACCCGCTGCGTGACGCTGCGGACCGACGGCTCCCGCGTATCGCGGGGCCGTCGGGCCTGGTCATTTTTGGCGTCACGGGTGATTTGTCCCGTAAAAAGCTGATGCCCGCCGTCTACGACCTGGCCAATCGCGGCCTGCTGCCGCCGGGCTTCTCGCTCATCGGCTTCGCGCGCCGCGACTGGGAGGACGAGGACTTCGCCCAGGTCGTCCACGACTCGGTCAAGGAACACGCGCGCACGCCCTTCCGCGAGGAGGTCTGGCAGCAGCTGATCCAGGGCATGCGCTTCGTCCAGGGCGACTTCGACGACGACACCGCGTTCGCCACGCTCAAGTCGACCATCGAGGAGCTCGACAAGCAGCAGGGCACCGGAGGCAACTTCGCCTTCTACCTGTCCGTGCCGCCGAAGTTCTTCCCCAAGGTCGTCCAGCAGCTCAAGAAGCACGGGCTGGCCGACCAGCGGGACGGATCCTGGCGCCGCGCGGTCATCGAGAAGCCGTTCGGCCACGACCTGAAGAGCGCCCAGGAGCTCAACAAGGTCGTGCACGAGGTCTTCCCGCCGCACGAGGTCTTCCGGATCGACCACTACCTCGGCAAGGAGACCGTCCAGAACATCCTGGCGCTCCGCTTCGCCAACACCCTCTTCGAACCCATCTGGAACCGGTCCTATGTCGACCACGTCCAGATCACCATGGCCGAGGACATCGGCATCGGCGGCCGGGCCGGGTACTACGACGGCATCGGCGCGGCCCGTGACGTCATCCAGAACCACCTGCTCCAGCTGCTCGCGCTGACCGCGATGGAGGAGCCCGCCTCCTTCGACGCCCAGGCGCTGGTGGCCGAGAAGACCAAGGTCCTCGGTGCCGTCAGGCTGCCCAAGGACCTCGGCAAGGAGACCGTACGCGGTCAGTACGCCGCGGGCTGGCAGGGCGGCGAGCAGGCCGTCGGCTACCTCCAGGAAGACGGCATCGACCCCAGGTCGACGACCGACACCTACGCCGCGGTGCGGCTGGAGATCGACAACCGCCGCTGGGCGGGCGTCCCCTTCTACCTGCGTACCGGCAAGCGGCTGGGCCGTCGCGTCACCGAGATCGCGGTCGTCTTCCAGCGCGCGCCGCACTCCCCCTTCGACCACACGGCGACGGAGGAGCTGGGCCAGAACGCGATCGTCATCCGGGTGCAGCCCGACGAGGGCATCACGATGCGGTTCGGGTCCAAGGTGCCCGGCACCTCGATGGAGATCCGCGACGTGTCGATGGACTTCGCGTACGGCGAGTCCTTCACGGAGTCCAGCCCTGAGGCGTACGAGCGGCTCATCCTCGATGTGCTGCTCGGCGACTCGAACCTCTTCCCGCGCCTGGAGGAGGTCGAGCTGTCCTGGCGGATCCTCGACCCGATCGAGGAGTACTGGGACACCCACGGCAAGCCCGCACAGTACGAGTCGGGCACCTGGGGACCGGCCGAGGCGGACGAAATGCTCGCACGCGAAGGACGGAGCTGGCGTCGCCCATGA
- the opcA gene encoding glucose-6-phosphate dehydrogenase assembly protein OpcA: MKIDLTETTASKVNKALVEGRRAVGTPAVGMVLTLVIVTDEENAYDALKAANEASREHPSRMLVVVKRASRSPRDRATARLDAEIRVGADAGTGETVVLRMYGEVLHHAQSVVLPLLLPDAPVVVWWPVNAPLDPAKDPLGALAQRRVTDSYAAEQPINELSARAAAYTPGDTDLAWSRITPWRSMLAAALDQVPSRVTGVEVEGEEFNPSCELLAMWLADRLDVPVIRSVSAGPGLTAVRMQTDHGEIVLDRPDGSLATLCMAGQPDRAVALKRRETSELLAEELRRLDPDDTYAAALKFGVDRLAEPAPKSAASGSAPAVDDAPKAAPASKKAPAKKAASK, encoded by the coding sequence ATGAAAATCGATCTGACGGAAACCACGGCCAGCAAGGTCAACAAGGCACTGGTGGAGGGGCGTCGCGCGGTCGGCACCCCCGCCGTCGGCATGGTGCTGACCCTCGTCATCGTCACCGACGAGGAGAACGCCTACGACGCGCTGAAGGCGGCCAACGAAGCGTCGCGCGAGCACCCCTCGCGCATGCTGGTCGTCGTCAAACGCGCCTCCCGCTCGCCCCGTGACCGGGCCACGGCCCGGCTCGACGCCGAGATCAGGGTCGGTGCGGACGCGGGCACCGGCGAGACGGTCGTCCTGCGGATGTACGGCGAGGTGCTGCACCACGCCCAGTCGGTGGTCCTGCCGCTGCTGCTGCCGGATGCACCCGTGGTGGTCTGGTGGCCGGTGAACGCGCCGCTCGACCCGGCCAAGGACCCGCTCGGCGCGCTGGCCCAGCGCCGGGTCACCGACTCGTACGCGGCCGAGCAGCCCATCAACGAGCTGTCCGCCCGCGCCGCCGCCTACACCCCGGGCGACACGGACCTGGCCTGGTCGCGCATCACCCCCTGGCGCTCGATGCTCGCCGCGGCGCTCGACCAGGTGCCGAGCCGGGTGACCGGGGTCGAGGTGGAGGGTGAGGAGTTCAACCCGAGCTGTGAGCTGCTCGCGATGTGGCTCGCCGACCGTCTCGACGTGCCGGTGATCCGCTCCGTGTCGGCCGGCCCCGGCCTCACCGCCGTACGGATGCAGACGGACCACGGCGAGATCGTGCTGGACCGCCCGGACGGCTCGCTGGCCACCCTCTGCATGGCGGGCCAGCCGGACCGCGCGGTGGCGCTGAAGCGCCGGGAGACCTCGGAGCTGCTCGCGGAGGAGCTGCGCAGGCTGGACCCGGACGACACCTATGCGGCGGCGCTGAAGTTCGGCGTGGACCGGCTTGCCGAGCCCGCGCCGAAGAGCGCCGCGTCCGGGAGCGCGCCCGCCGTGGACGATGCTCCGAAGGCCGCTCCTGCGTCGAAGAAGGCGCCGGCCAAGAAGGCGGCGTCGAAGTGA
- the pgl gene encoding 6-phosphogluconolactonase: MSAPQLVVHRDKELMAQAAAARLITKIVDAQAARGSASVVLTGGRNGNGLLAALAEAPARDAVDWSRIDLWWGDERFLPEGDPERNITQARAALLDSVGVDPARVHAMAASDGPHGSDVEAAAAAYAAELATAAGPGDHGGVPAFDVLMLGVGPDAHVASLFPELPAVRESVRTVVGVHGAPKPPPTRISLTLPAIRAAHEVWLLAAGEDKAGAAALALSGTGEIQAPAAGAYGLSRTLWLLDSAAASQLPPQLYSPATA; the protein is encoded by the coding sequence GTGAGTGCTCCGCAGCTCGTCGTCCACCGCGACAAGGAGCTGATGGCGCAGGCCGCGGCGGCCCGGCTGATCACCAAGATCGTGGACGCCCAGGCCGCCCGCGGCTCCGCCTCGGTGGTGCTCACCGGTGGGCGCAACGGCAACGGGCTGCTCGCGGCCCTCGCCGAGGCGCCCGCCCGGGACGCCGTCGACTGGTCGCGGATCGACCTGTGGTGGGGCGACGAGCGTTTCCTCCCGGAGGGCGACCCGGAACGGAACATCACCCAGGCCCGAGCGGCGCTGCTCGACTCGGTGGGTGTGGACCCCGCGCGGGTGCACGCCATGGCCGCTTCGGACGGTCCGCACGGCAGCGACGTGGAGGCCGCCGCCGCGGCGTACGCCGCGGAGCTGGCCACTGCCGCCGGTCCCGGGGACCACGGCGGGGTTCCGGCGTTCGACGTGCTGATGCTCGGGGTGGGCCCGGACGCGCACGTGGCCTCGCTCTTCCCCGAACTCCCGGCCGTACGGGAGTCCGTGCGCACGGTCGTCGGTGTGCACGGCGCACCCAAGCCCCCGCCCACCCGCATCTCGCTGACGCTGCCCGCCATCCGGGCGGCACACGAGGTGTGGCTGCTCGCCGCGGGCGAGGACAAGGCCGGGGCCGCGGCCCTCGCACTGTCCGGGACCGGGGAGATCCAGGCCCCGGCCGCGGGCGCGTACGGCCTCAGCAGGACACTGTGGCTGCTCGACTCGGCAGCGGCTTCCCAGCTGCCGCCGCAGCTCTACTCACCGGCCACGGCCTAG